TGTTAAATGAAGAAAAAAATATTTATCACCTTCTAAAGGAACTGCACACTTTAAAGGGGGATAAGGAAATAATTGTTGCAGATGGGGGTAGTGAAGATCAAACAAGGGAGATTGCCTCAAAGTATGCTACGGTTATTTCCAGTGGTAAAGGAAGAGGACTCCAAATGAATAAAGGGGCCAGTATAGCTAGGGGAGAGGGGTTGTGGTTTCTTCATTCAGATAGTGTTATAGTCGGTGACGCCATCCAGCAGATCGAAAATACTATTAAGGAAGGCTATATCGGTGGAGGATTTTCTCTGTATTTTCATGACTACCCCACTGCTTTTATGAAATTTGTATCCATTACTTCAAATTGGCGAGCTAAATATTTAGGCTTATATTATGGGGATCAAGGAATATTTATTAAAAAAGAGGTTTTTCACCATATAGGAGGATATCCTGAAATTGCCATTATGGAGGATTGGGAGATAGGAAAAAAATTAAGGGAAATTGGGAAAATGAAGATGCTACAAAGCCCCATAGGAACTTCTGGCAGAAGATTTAAGCAGGGGGGGCAATTAAAAACCCTTCTATTGATGCATAAAATCAAAGTGTTGTATACTTTAGGGGTGGCCCCTGCTAAGCTAGTGAAAATATATAGGGAGGCTAGATAATGAAGGC
This Natronincola ferrireducens DNA region includes the following protein-coding sequences:
- a CDS encoding TIGR04283 family arsenosugar biosynthesis glycosyltransferase, whose amino-acid sequence is MISIIIPVLNEEKNIYHLLKELHTLKGDKEIIVADGGSEDQTREIASKYATVISSGKGRGLQMNKGASIARGEGLWFLHSDSVIVGDAIQQIENTIKEGYIGGGFSLYFHDYPTAFMKFVSITSNWRAKYLGLYYGDQGIFIKKEVFHHIGGYPEIAIMEDWEIGKKLREIGKMKMLQSPIGTSGRRFKQGGQLKTLLLMHKIKVLYTLGVAPAKLVKIYREAR